Proteins encoded within one genomic window of Panicum virgatum strain AP13 chromosome 1N, P.virgatum_v5, whole genome shotgun sequence:
- the LOC120653288 gene encoding uncharacterized protein LOC120653288 — MALHRSRGDPVAAAYADLALLLYCLRVYERAGPGSARRGRLKLAVWLLTAALTLLFSCKVAAVVPPAAAALVWVVGLATVAGGFAELFCF; from the coding sequence ATGGCCCTGCACCGCTCGCGCGGcgaccccgtcgccgccgcgtacGCCGACCTCGCCCTGCTCCTCTACTGCCTCAGGGTGTACGAGCGCGCGGGGCCCGGGTCGGCGCGCAGGGGCCGGCTAAAGCTCGCCGTGTGGCTGCTCACCGCCGCGCTCACGCTCCTCTTCTCGTGCAaggtcgccgccgtcgtgccgcccgcagccgccgcgctcGTCTGGGTCGTggggctcgccacggtcgccggAGGCTTCGCCGAGCTCTTCTGCTTCTAG